The nucleotide sequence GATCAGTCCTGGGTTGTCGACATGGGGATTCCGGGACCGGATGCCGGAAAGGGAGGAAAATACCTTATCGTGCCTGACGGGTACAAAAGTGAAATTCCACAAGGTTACTATGTCGGTAAGTCGGCAACCAACAAGGTGTTTGTTGTTGCCCGTATTATCCCACAGGGAAATGACTTGAACAAAGCTCAAGCGCTGCTATCAGGGATTAAGATCTATCCTTTGGCGACGGCCAAGAATCAGAAACCTCTGACTATGGTGGATATCTCGGGGCGAGATGGGGATATGACTTCTCTGAAGTGGGAAAGTAATATTCAGTTCTGGGAAAAGCTGGCAAAAATAATCAATGAAGAGCCGGTCAACAGGAAGAAACAGGCGGCTTATGATCAGTTGAAAGCGTTGGGTATTGAAAAAGGCAAGGCCTTTAAACCTAACGCCAGCCTGAGATCCACATTGGAGCGTGCGGCCCAGGACAGTCAAAAAGAGCTGTTGGCAAATTCCTATGCCACCACTGGCCGACCGGACAAAGTGAAGTGGTCTGATCGTAAATGGGAATGGCTGCTTTTAAACAGCAAGCCCGAGTGGGCGGCAGATCATGACATCGATACAGTGGCCAGGGACCGCTATTTTGCGCAGGCGATTGTGATGTCACCGGCCATGTTGCGACGGGATGCAACCGCGGGGTCCTTGTACTGGGGGGCCTTCAAAGACTCGAATAATAAAGCCCTTGATGGCGGAAAATCTTATAAGTTGACAGTGCCGCTGCCGGTGCCCGCCCGTTTGTTCTGGTCGGTGACTTTATATGATTCTGACACCCGCAGTTTGATTAGCAACGGATCCAAGAAATCTTCATTAAGATCATTGGTCGAGCTGGCGGATTTGAAAGGTGCAAAGTCCGTGGATCTTTTCTTTGGTCCTCGGGCCCCGGCGGGGAAAGACGCGCATTGGGTAAAAACCAATCCGGGAAAAACCTGGTTTGCTTACTTCCGTATCTATGGGCCTGAAAAAGCCGCTTTTGATAACACGTGGAAGCCCGGGGATTTTGTGCAGATCCAGTCTGAATCCATGGCATTGAATCAGTAAAAGACCGTTAATTAATGAAAATAAAAAAGGGGTGTCTGCGGTGCCCCTTTTTTATTTTCTGAACTGCTGTCCGTGGCCTTTGCCACTGAAAATGCGATCAGAAGCATCATCGCAATGGAATAGATTAAATTAATTTTCATCTGAGACCTCCGCAGCCCTATTGAGCCACTCCTGCTGACGGGGTTTAATCATCGCGAGGTCCAGAGTGATGAAAAACATGTGCGGTGGTGCTACTTGGTTACAACTTCGGCGCTGCGCACTTGCTGGATGTATGTGATGATTTGCCCTTCAGCAGCAGCGCGAACGTCAGCTTGTTTTTTGGCTTTGGCGATTTGACCGTTCATCAGCACTTTCTGAATCGTA is from Bdellovibrio bacteriovorus str. Tiberius and encodes:
- a CDS encoding DUF1254 domain-containing protein; protein product: MKSLAMALVLLFSGAALAVDTEAREYTAAREAYRQWYPAVSMEGIMNGMRQLGVRDNINMFSAQADSKSLGFTANQDTPYGAAVLDISKGPFVIEMPAGPFMGLVNTHDQSWVVDMGIPGPDAGKGGKYLIVPDGYKSEIPQGYYVGKSATNKVFVVARIIPQGNDLNKAQALLSGIKIYPLATAKNQKPLTMVDISGRDGDMTSLKWESNIQFWEKLAKIINEEPVNRKKQAAYDQLKALGIEKGKAFKPNASLRSTLERAAQDSQKELLANSYATTGRPDKVKWSDRKWEWLLLNSKPEWAADHDIDTVARDRYFAQAIVMSPAMLRRDATAGSLYWGAFKDSNNKALDGGKSYKLTVPLPVPARLFWSVTLYDSDTRSLISNGSKKSSLRSLVELADLKGAKSVDLFFGPRAPAGKDAHWVKTNPGKTWFAYFRIYGPEKAAFDNTWKPGDFVQIQSESMALNQ